Genomic DNA from Streptomyces sp. AM 2-1-1:
AGCCGATGGTCAGGACGACTTCGCGGGGCAGCGATCCGGCCACGTACTTCTCGGGATCGGCCACGACCCGGCTCACCACGACGGACGAGATCCGGCCGAGGTGCACGGACTCCGTGGAGGTGGTCGCGTACGGCGTCGGGGACTCGGTCTCGGAGGTCTGCTCGTCGGTGTGGCTGACGATGAAGCGGGTGTCCGTCAGGACCAGGACCGTGACGTGGCGCCGCACCTCGTTGGAGTCGAAGGTGGTCTCCTGGTGCACGAGGTACGAGGCGACCGGCTCCCCGCCGACGGCGGCCTCCACCGCCTCGGCCACGAGGGCCGGGTAGTAGCCGCTGCGCTCGATCGCCGCGCGCAGCCCCTGGGTCGTCGTACCGGTCTTTGCCATGACCCCCATCTTACGGGCCCCCGTGACCGCCGGGGACGCTACGGGGAGGGGCGGGCCGGTCAGTAGTTCGGCAGCCGGCGGGGGCCGAGGTCGGTCCGCGCGGGGGGCGGGGCCAGCCGGACGCTCGCGCCGAGAACGGTCAGCCCCCGCGTGGCCACCACGACCGGCTCCAGGGTGACGGAGACCACCTCGGGGTGGTCGTCGACCAGGCGGGAGACGCGGAGCAGCAGCTCTTCTAGCGCCCGGGTGTCGACGGGTGAGGAGCCGCGCCAGCCGAAGAGCACGGGGGCGGCCCGGATGGACCGGATCAGTTCGGCGGCGTCCCGGTCGGTGGCCGGAACGAGTCGGTGGGCGACGTCCCCGAGGAGCTCGGAGGGGGTGCCGGCGAGGCCGAAGGAGAGCACGGCGCCGGCGGCGGCGTCGATCGAGGCGCGCACCACGGTGTCGACGCCCCGGGGCGCCATGGACTGCACGACGGGCTGGAGTTCGGCGGGGTTGCCGAGCAGGTCGGTGAGTTCGCCGTAGGCCCGGCGCAGCGCTTCCTCCCCCGCGAGGTCCAGGCGGACACCGCCCAGGTCGGCGCGGTGGCGCAGGTGGGGCGCGGTGGTCTTGAGGGCGACCGGCCAGCCGAGCCGCGCGGCCGCCGCCACGGCGGCGTCCGGGTCGGGGGCCGGAAGTGTCGCGCGTACCTCGACGCCGTAGCGGTGGAGGAGTTCGCGGGCCTCGTCGTGCCCGAGCGGCCGTCCGCGCGGATCGGGGTCGGGGCCGAGCAGCGCGTCGATGAGCGCGGCGGCGCCCGGTTCGTCGATGGTGTCGTCGAGGAACTCGGGCACCCGGCCGGGCGCGGCGGCCTGGCGGCGCCACTGGGCGTACTTGACCGCCTCGCTCAGCGCACGGACGGCCCGCTCGGCGGCCGGATAGGCGGGGATGCGGCCGGTGGGCGGTCGTACGGAGCCGTCCGGGCCGGGTTCGTCCGGTGCGGGTGGGGCCGGCGCCGACGCGTCCCGCACGGGCGCCTCCGGGGCGGGGTGCCCGGGGGGCGCGGTCCCGTCGGCCGGGGTGGTGCGGGGTCTCCCGGCCGTCGCCGACAGTGCCTCGGCGAGCCCGCCGATCTCCAGGTGGACGACGGCCACCGGTTTCGCCGGCCCGTCGGTCCGGTCCGCCACCGCCTCGCGCAGGGCGGCCGCCAGCACGTCGCCGTCGCCGCTCCGCATCTCCCCCTGGTCCCCGACGAGCGGGATGGCGGTCACGACCACGGCGTCGCAGTCCGGATCGGCGAGCGCTTCGGCGAGGGCCGCGCGGAAGTCCGCGGGTCCGGCCGCCGTGGTCAGGTCGCGGGGCGGCCGGGGGCGCAGTCCTTCCGTGAGGCAGGCGTCGTACGTGAGCAGGCCGAGCGACTCGGAGTTGCCGAGGATCGCCACGCGCGGGCCGGCGGGCAGCGGCTGGTCGGCGAGGAGGAGGGCCGCGTCGATCATCTCGGTCACCGTGTCGACCCGGATCACCCCGGCCTGCCGCATCAGGGCGGAGACGGTGGCGTCGGGGATCCGGCTGACGGGCACCGCGTGACCGGGCGGGGTGGCGCCGCTGTGCCGGGCGCCCTTGACCACCACGACCGGTTTGACGGCGGCGGTGCGGCGGGCCAGCCGGGTGAACTTGCGGGGGTTGCCGAGCGACTCCAGGTAGAGCAGGGCGACATCGGTGTCGGGGTCGTCGAACCAGTACTGGAGGAAGTCGTTGCCGGAGATGTCGGCGCGGTTCCCGGCGGAGATAAAGGTGGAGAGGGCCGCTCCGCTCCGGTGGAGACCGGAGAGGAGGGCGATGCCGATCGCGCCCGACTGGGTGAAGAGGCCGATGCGGCCCGGAGCGGGTGACTCGGGCGCCAGCGAGGCGTTCATCCGCACGGCGGCCGAGGTGTTGATGAGGCCGAAGGCGTTCGGGCCGATGAGCCGCATGCCGTAGGAGCGCGCCTGGCGCAGGAGCGCGCGCTGGCGCTCACGGCCCTGTTCCCCCCGCTCGGCGTAGTCGGCGGTGAGGACGACCAGGCCCCGCACTCCGTGTTCCCCGCAGTCCGCTACGGCGTCGGGGACCCGTGCGGCGGGGACGGCGATGACCGCGAGGTCGACCGGTGCGCCGATCTCCCCCACCGATCGGTGCGCGGGGACGCCGTCGACGGTGCCCTGGTCGGGGGCGTAGGCATGGTTGACGGCGTACAGGCGTCCGGTGAAGCCGGAGTTCGAGAGGTTGCGGAGCACGGTCCGCCCCACTCCGCCCGGGGCGCGGCCGGTGCCGACGACGGCCACCGAGGCGGGGGCCAGGAGTCGCTGGACGGAACGCGCCTCGGCGCGCTGTTCACGGGCGCGCTGCACGGCGAGGGACGCGGCGGTCGGTTCGATGTCGAGCGTGAGGTGGACCGAGCCGTCCTCGAAGCTGCGCTGCTGGGTGTAGCCGGCGTCCCGGAAGACCTTGATCATCTTCGTGTTGGCGGGGAGCACCTCGGCGGCGAACCGCCGGATGCCCCGTTCCCGGGCGACCGCGGCGATGTGTTCGAGCAGCACGGAAGCGACGCCGCGGCCCTGGTGGGCGTCCTGGACGAGGAAGGCGACCTCCGCCTCGTCGGCGGGCGCGGAGGCGGGCCGGCCCCTCTCGTCGATCCGGTCGAAGCGGACGGTGGCGATGAACTCGCCTCCCACGGTGACGGCCAGGCCCACCCGGTCGACGTAGTCGTGGTGGGTGAAGCGGTGCACGTCGCGGTCGGAGAGCCGGGGGTACGGGGCGAAGAAGCGGTAGTACTTCGACTCGTCGGAGACCTGTTCGAAGAAGCTGACCAGCCGTCCGGCGTCGTCCGGGGTGATGGGCCTGATCCGCGCGGTGCCGCCGTCCCGCAGCACCACGTCTGCTTCCCAGTGGTCGGGGTACGCGTGATGCGGACTCTGTTCCGGCGTGGGGTGCATGCGGAAAGCGTACGGCGGGCCCGCGCGGTGGGGCGGGTGCGCGCCGGGCGGGAACGGAGATCGGGGACGGGGATCGGAGAGTACGGACGGAGCGGATCCGCCATGACCCGTGTCGTGCGCCACCCCTGCCCGGCTGGACACGGGTAGCGGCGGATTCGGTGCGGGGGCAGGCTGGGAAACCCACCGGCCGGCGTCCGTCGGCGGGAGGTGGGCCGGTCCGCACCCCGTGACACAATGGTCTAGACAAATCGATCACCGGTCAGGACATCGCAGATTCACGAAGGGCAGAACCATGGTTGAGCGCCGTGTCAACGTCGGATGGGCCGAAGGCCTGCACGCCCGCCCCGCTTCCATCTTCGTCCGCGCCACCACGGCCTCCGGAGTCCCGGTGACCATCGCCAAGGCCGACGGCAGTCCGGTCAACGCCGCGTCCATGCTCGCGGTCCTCGGGCTGGGCGCACAGGGCGGCGAGGAGATCGTCCTCGCCTCCGAGGCGGACGGTGCGGACGCCGCACTGGACCGTCTGGCGAAGCTGGTCTCCGAAGGGCTCGACGAACTCCCGGAAACGGTCTGACTTCCCATAGCCGTCGGGCAGTGCGCCCGAATTCCGCGCACGACCGGGCCGCGCCGCTCCTCAGGGACGGAGCGGCTCCGTCATTTCACCGGGCAGCCGCGGGCGGAGGAATTCGGGCGGCGGGAGAAACTCCCCGGGAATTCGCTCTCCTCTTTGTATACGGCGGCTTTGTTAATGCCGGACACCCGAGGTGTTTACGGGATGTTGCGAAGTACTCACCCGGGTCTGCTTCACCGCACGCGCCGGACGCCGCAACCGGTGGGCGGCCAGCGAGCGTTCCGCGTGCTGCGCGGCCAGACCGCGGGCCCGCTCCGCGTCGCCCCGCGCCACCGCGTCCACGAGAGCGCCGTGCTCGGCCCAGGACTCGACCGGGCGGACCGGCTGGTCGACCGCGTACATCCACGCGATCTTGTGCCGGAGCTGGGTCAGCAGCGCGATGAGACCGGGACTGCCGGATGCCTGCGCGAGCGTCTCGTGGAACCAGCCGCCGAGGGAGCGCAGGTCCTCCCCCTCGCCCCGGCGTGCCCGCTCCTGTCCCAGTTTGACCAGCCCGCGCAGGACCTTGAGGTGCGCCTCGGTGCGCCGCTGCGCGGCCCGGGCCGCGCCCAGCGGCTCCAGCAGCAGCTTCACCTCCAGGAGGTCCGCGGCCTCCTGCTCCGTCGGCTCGGCGACGCATGCCCCGGCGTGTCTGCGGGTCACCACGAAGCCCTCGGACTCCAGGGTTCGCAACGCCTCACGCACCGGCACCCGGGACACGCCGTAGCGCCGGGCCAGGAGCTCCTCGGTGAGGCGGCTGCCGCGTTCGTAGACACCCGAGACGATGTCGTCACGGATTGCCGTGCATACCGAGTGCGCGGGAATACGCATGTCCGAACCTCCGCATTGATCCCCGCGAATCGCGGCCGATCGAAGCCTGCACCGTGACTCTATTGCAATCTGCGTGAATTTCCGATGGCGTACCGGAATTCACACATATCTTTTGCCGAAGGAGTCGGTGGCCGGTGGGGTTTCGGGCGGTATGCCGAAGCCCCGGCACGGGGCCGGGGCTTCGGCAGGTTCGGCCCGCCGCGTCGGGTGGCGCGGCCGACGACACCGCTGGGCGGTGTCCGGCCGGGGCCGTCCCGTCGTTCCTGGCGGGACGCTCGTCACACGGTGAGGCCGCGCGCCCGCAGGTACGCCACCGGGTCCATGTCGGAGCCGTACTCCGGCCCGGTCCGGGCCTCGAAGTGCAGATGGGGGCCGGTGGCGTTGCCGGTGGCGCCGGCGAGGCCGATCCGTTCCCCGGAGGAGACGCGCTGCCCGGCGAAGACGCCGAGGGAGGAGAGGTGGCCGTACTGGGTGTACGTACCGTCCGCCATCCGCAGCACGATGTTGTTGCCGTACGAACCGCCCCAGCCGGCCTCGACGACCGTACCGGCCCCGACGGCGAGGACGGGGGTGCCGACGGCGGCGTGGAAGTCGATGCCCGAGTGGCTGCCGGAGGACCAGAGGGAACCGCTCGACTGGTAGCCGGTGCTGACGTACGAGCCCGCGACGGGCAGGTGGAAGGAGTTCAGGCGGGTGCGCTCGGCGGCCCGGGCGGCTCGCGCCTTCTCCTCGTGGGCCGCCCTGACCCGTGCGGCGGCTTCGGCCCTCGCCCGCGCACGGGCTTCCACGGCGTCGGCGTGACGCTGCTGGGCGGCCGCCTGGTCGGCGATCCGGGCGGCGACGGAGTCACCGAGCGACACGGCCCGGACGAGTCCGGTCGTCTCGGCCGAGGAGGTCGCGGTGTCCGCGGAGGAAGCGGCGGTGTCGGCTGCGAGGGCGGGAGCGGCCGTCGAACCGACGACGCCGGCGGCGGCGAGCGCCGCGACGCCGGCGAACCGGGCGGTGGTACGCGTCAGACGGCCCGGGGCGCGATGCGTCCCGGTGGCACGGGTGAACGCCATGGAGGAGCGGATCCTTTCCTTCCTTCTCGCCTACCGGGTTAGCTGACGGGTTCGGAGCAGGAAGGTCTCCTACGGGCGCTCGCACCTCTCACGAGACGCGGTGCACCCGATTCACCCCAGGGACATCACGGGTCCCCGGCTCCCCAGGCTCGCGCCGGACGGGGACTCGGCGATGACTGTCCGGCACCACGATTGCGGTGCACGGTCGACGGACAGCCGGATCGACGCTAGGCCGAGGCGCTTTCGATCACCAAACGGACAAGGGGTTTTGTCATACATCCCACAGGGCAGACGTGGATCTTCCCATCAAAGCGGACATACGGCGCGGCCCCGGCGAGATCGCTCCCGCCGGGGCCGCGCCGTACGTCCGGGAGCTGCCCGGACCGCCGTTGACGACCGGTCAGCCGTTGACGACCGTCACGTCGCCGATGTTCAGCGCGCGGACCGGCTCGGCGATCTGCGCCGCGTCGCCCACCAGGACCGTCACCAGTCGGTCGACCGGGAACGCGCTGACCACGGCGGCGGTCGCCTCGACCGTGCCGGTCTCGGCGAGTCGCGCGTACAGGTGGGCCTGGAAGTCGTCGGGCAGCTGCTGCTCGACTTGGTCGGCCAGGGTCGCCGCGACGGAGGCCGCCGTCTCGAACTTGAGCGGGGCGACCCCCACGAGGTTTTGCACGGCCGTCTCGCGCTCGGCGTCGGTCAACCCGTCCGCCGCGAGGGTCCGCAGGACCTTCCAGAGGTCGTCGAGGGCGGGGCCGGTGGACTCGGTGTCCACCGAGCCGCTGATGGCCAGCATCGCCGCACCGGCCGGGCCGGAGTCCGGACCACCGGCGGTGGAGCGGAGCACCTGGGCGAAGGCGCGCACGCCGTAGGTGTAGCCCTTCTCCTCGCGCAGCACCTTGTCGAGCCGGGAGGTGAGCGTGCCGCCCAGGCAGTACGTGCCGAGGACCTGCGCCGGCCAGACGCTGTCGTGCCGGTCGGCGCCGATGCGGCCGATGAGCAGCTGCGTCTGCACGGCGCCCGGACGGTTCACGATGACCACGCGGCCGGTGTCGTCGGCGGTGATCGGGGCCACCGGGCGGGGGGTGCCCGCGTTGCCCGACCAGTCGCCGAGGGTGTCGGCGAGCAGGGCGTCCAGGTCGATGCCGGTGAGGTCGCCGACGATGACCGCGACCGCCGTGGCGGGGCGGACGTGGGCGTCGTAGAAGGCGCGCACGGCGGCGGTGTCGATCCGCCGCACGGTCTCCTCGGTGCCCAGGCGCGGGCGTGACATGCGGGCCGTGGCCGGGAACAGCTCCTTGGAGAGCTGCTTGGCGGCGCGGCGCGCGGGGTTGGCCTGCTCGTGCGGGATCTCGTCGAGGCGGTTGCCCACCAGGCGTTCGATCTCGCTGTCGGCGAAGGCGGGGGCCCGCAGCGCTTCGGCCACCAGCCCGAGCGCCTTGGCCAGCCGGGAGGCCGGGACCTCCAGGGAGACCCGCACACCGGGATGGTCGGCGTGCGCGTCGAGCGTGGCACCGCACCGCTCCAGCTCGGCGGCGAACTCCTCCGCGCTGTGCTTGTCGGTCCCCTCGGAGAGGGCCCGCGCC
This window encodes:
- a CDS encoding DUF5998 family protein; this encodes MAKTGTTTQGLRAAIERSGYYPALVAEAVEAAVGGEPVASYLVHQETTFDSNEVRRHVTVLVLTDTRFIVSHTDEQTSETESPTPYATTSTESVHLGRISSVVVSRVVADPEKYVAGSLPREVVLTIGWGAVSRIDLEPAACGDPDCDADHGYTGSSTADDLSLRVSEAGDGPDTVRQTLAFAQALSEATAAIAATAAGTAGPATTR
- a CDS encoding bifunctional GNAT family N-acetyltransferase/acetate--CoA ligase family protein; this encodes MHPTPEQSPHHAYPDHWEADVVLRDGGTARIRPITPDDAGRLVSFFEQVSDESKYYRFFAPYPRLSDRDVHRFTHHDYVDRVGLAVTVGGEFIATVRFDRIDERGRPASAPADEAEVAFLVQDAHQGRGVASVLLEHIAAVARERGIRRFAAEVLPANTKMIKVFRDAGYTQQRSFEDGSVHLTLDIEPTAASLAVQRAREQRAEARSVQRLLAPASVAVVGTGRAPGGVGRTVLRNLSNSGFTGRLYAVNHAYAPDQGTVDGVPAHRSVGEIGAPVDLAVIAVPAARVPDAVADCGEHGVRGLVVLTADYAERGEQGRERQRALLRQARSYGMRLIGPNAFGLINTSAAVRMNASLAPESPAPGRIGLFTQSGAIGIALLSGLHRSGAALSTFISAGNRADISGNDFLQYWFDDPDTDVALLYLESLGNPRKFTRLARRTAAVKPVVVVKGARHSGATPPGHAVPVSRIPDATVSALMRQAGVIRVDTVTEMIDAALLLADQPLPAGPRVAILGNSESLGLLTYDACLTEGLRPRPPRDLTTAAGPADFRAALAEALADPDCDAVVVTAIPLVGDQGEMRSGDGDVLAAALREAVADRTDGPAKPVAVVHLEIGGLAEALSATAGRPRTTPADGTAPPGHPAPEAPVRDASAPAPPAPDEPGPDGSVRPPTGRIPAYPAAERAVRALSEAVKYAQWRRQAAAPGRVPEFLDDTIDEPGAAALIDALLGPDPDPRGRPLGHDEARELLHRYGVEVRATLPAPDPDAAVAAAARLGWPVALKTTAPHLRHRADLGGVRLDLAGEEALRRAYGELTDLLGNPAELQPVVQSMAPRGVDTVVRASIDAAAGAVLSFGLAGTPSELLGDVAHRLVPATDRDAAELIRSIRAAPVLFGWRGSSPVDTRALEELLLRVSRLVDDHPEVVSVTLEPVVVATRGLTVLGASVRLAPPPARTDLGPRRLPNY
- a CDS encoding HPr family phosphocarrier protein, whose product is MVERRVNVGWAEGLHARPASIFVRATTASGVPVTIAKADGSPVNAASMLAVLGLGAQGGEEIVLASEADGADAALDRLAKLVSEGLDELPETV
- a CDS encoding GntR family transcriptional regulator yields the protein MRIPAHSVCTAIRDDIVSGVYERGSRLTEELLARRYGVSRVPVREALRTLESEGFVVTRRHAGACVAEPTEQEAADLLEVKLLLEPLGAARAAQRRTEAHLKVLRGLVKLGQERARRGEGEDLRSLGGWFHETLAQASGSPGLIALLTQLRHKIAWMYAVDQPVRPVESWAEHGALVDAVARGDAERARGLAAQHAERSLAAHRLRRPARAVKQTRVSTSQHPVNTSGVRH
- a CDS encoding M23 family metallopeptidase, which codes for MAFTRATGTHRAPGRLTRTTARFAGVAALAAAGVVGSTAAPALAADTAASSADTATSSAETTGLVRAVSLGDSVAARIADQAAAQQRHADAVEARARARAEAAARVRAAHEEKARAARAAERTRLNSFHLPVAGSYVSTGYQSSGSLWSSGSHSGIDFHAAVGTPVLAVGAGTVVEAGWGGSYGNNIVLRMADGTYTQYGHLSSLGVFAGQRVSSGERIGLAGATGNATGPHLHFEARTGPEYGSDMDPVAYLRARGLTV
- a CDS encoding pitrilysin family protein, with product MDFHPQPTPGTARPWAFPAPERGTLPNGLTVLRSHRPGQQVVAVEIHLEAPLDAEPEGLDGVATIMARALSEGTDKHSAEEFAAELERCGATLDAHADHPGVRVSLEVPASRLAKALGLVAEALRAPAFADSEIERLVGNRLDEIPHEQANPARRAAKQLSKELFPATARMSRPRLGTEETVRRIDTAAVRAFYDAHVRPATAVAVIVGDLTGIDLDALLADTLGDWSGNAGTPRPVAPITADDTGRVVIVNRPGAVQTQLLIGRIGADRHDSVWPAQVLGTYCLGGTLTSRLDKVLREEKGYTYGVRAFAQVLRSTAGGPDSGPAGAAMLAISGSVDTESTGPALDDLWKVLRTLAADGLTDAERETAVQNLVGVAPLKFETAASVAATLADQVEQQLPDDFQAHLYARLAETGTVEATAAVVSAFPVDRLVTVLVGDAAQIAEPVRALNIGDVTVVNG